The genomic interval CTACAGAAGCTGGCTACTGAAGAGGCTTTCCAAATGATAGAACTCCTCCTTGGCCCTGCTTAGCACTTTTACCGCAGAGCAGTAACTGAGTGCTGGATGTTACTCATTCATGCTCACCGCCTGCAGGGACTGTAGAGAGATTTGTCAGATCCCATCTCATTAAGAGTCACCCTCTAAGGATCTCCACGGGAGGCTGCCCATAGAGAGAGGTGGCCTGCCTAGGGTCTCTACTGCCTTAGGTCTTGCGTGGACACTTCCAGGGCTAAGGGGATTACTGTCTCTTCACCTACCTGTAATCCGCATATCAACTGTAAACTTCTGCCTcctgctgttttttgtttgttttttggtaggAAGAATTTTAAGTACTGCTTCAATTCCTTTAGTAGAGGACAAGTcaggatttcattttcttcttgagtcagttttggtaataGAGTTTTCTAGGAATTGATAGGTCCATTTTATCTGCCTTCTCAAATTTTTTGGCATAAAGTTCCCGTATTTTTTTATTCTCTGCTGTATACAGTCTGCAGTTATGTCTCCTTTTTCATTGCTTATATTGGTTATTTGTGCCTTCTCACTTTTTTTCTTGATCAATCTCAGCAgaggtttgtctattttattagttttttcaaagaaccaacttctgGCTCTGTTGCTCCTCTCTATTgtgtctttgttttctatttctttaatttctgctcttatcttttTTGATCTCCTTCCTTCCACATTTTTTGGATTTattctgttgttctttttctaatttcttaaattgGACACAGAGCTCAttaattttcagtctttcttgttttctaatttgTGCATTTAAGGACATAACTTTCCCTCTAACTACTGCTTTTCTTCAAGTTCACACATATCATATTTCATTATTGTTCTGTTCAAGTACTTAAGCATTTCCATCATGGTTACTTCTTTGACCTGCGAGTTATATAGAAGTGTGTTTCTAAATGTTTGGAGACTTTAAAATTTATCTCTTTGTTATTGAAATCTATCTTAATTGCATTATGGTCAGAGGATGTGATCTGTGTGGTAAAAACTctgaaatttattgagacttgttttattgcTTAGTATGTgatcaatattttttaatgtttcctaTGTGCTTTATAAGAATGTATGTTCTCTGATTGTTGAATATAGAGTTCCACATATGTCTATTATCAAGTTTGTTAATTGTATTGTTCACATTTTCTATATCTATACTGATTTTTGGGGGGTTATAATATGCCAACAATTGTAAGGTGTGTTACTATTCAATTATGAtggtggatttgtctatttctccttgtagtttttttctttacatatttcaAGGGTATTTTATGAGGAATATTCAAATTAAGAATTGTTATATATTCCTGGTGAACATGTAATGACCCTTTGTAGTCCCCATAATGCATTTTTCCTTGACATCTATTTTATCTTGCATTAATATAGCAACACAAACTTTTCTTCTTGTTAGGATTTGTGTGGTGTAtaattttccatccttttacttttcaaCATTTTCATGCCTTTGTGCTTTAATTATATCTCTTGGGAATGGCATATAGCtggacctttaaaaaaatctaatctaaTGATCTTTGTCTTTCAATGGGCAAGTTTAGTCTGTTTACACTTATTGTGATATACTTGGACTTGTTTCTACCAtcatacttttttgtttttatttcctaccACCACCTTTTTGATGctgcttttctctctgtttttgccTGCGTTTTTAGTTttgaagtttgtttgtttgctttcttattcaatttttttcttccctgttgTTTGGAATCTATCTATTCTTTTCCCATTCTTTCTGTTGCTATCCTTGAGTTTTAAACAGTATTTTAACCTTCCTCTTGAAGAATGCAAGAACCTTAGAAACCTTCAACTTTAGTCATTCCTCTCTTGAccacgttttttttttttggcattttagtttgttccttttttcccctctaaccTCACAAATTATATACCATCattagtattattttatatagATGGTGTGT from Vicugna pacos chromosome X, VicPac4, whole genome shotgun sequence carries:
- the KANTR gene encoding KDM5C adjacent transcript; amino-acid sequence: MSPFSLLILVICAFSLFFLINLSRGLSILLVFSKNQLLALLLLSIVSLFSISLISALIFFDLLPSTFFGFILLFFF